In one Pseudomonas sp. R84 genomic region, the following are encoded:
- a CDS encoding GNAT family N-acetyltransferase — protein MSAQLVPYDSLNALQREQVEAIEIHAEQIKFSGDIHGALHTLLSKPGPGVKGFALLADDVPVAFLLLKRPPVLPAWADEHSATLHALQVDHRAQGKGFGKACLQALPEVARQAWPEIKGLELSVDADNDAAIALYAKHGYVDSGEAYKGRIGYERRMGLVF, from the coding sequence GTGTCAGCCCAACTCGTGCCGTACGACAGCCTGAACGCCCTGCAGCGTGAGCAAGTCGAGGCGATTGAAATCCATGCCGAACAGATCAAGTTCTCCGGCGACATTCATGGTGCCTTGCACACCCTGCTGTCGAAACCCGGCCCGGGCGTGAAGGGTTTTGCGTTGTTGGCAGACGACGTGCCGGTGGCGTTTCTGCTGCTCAAACGCCCGCCAGTGTTGCCGGCCTGGGCCGATGAGCACAGCGCCACCTTGCATGCATTGCAGGTTGATCACCGGGCACAGGGCAAAGGTTTCGGCAAGGCTTGTCTGCAAGCGCTGCCCGAGGTTGCGCGTCAGGCGTGGCCGGAGATCAAAGGGCTGGAATTGTCGGTGGACGCTGACAATGATGCGGCGATCGCGCTGTACGCCAAGCACGGCTACGTCGACAGCGGTGAAGCGTACAAGGGCCGGATCGGTTACGAACGGCGCATGGGCCTGGTTTTCTAA
- a CDS encoding GNAT family N-acetyltransferase: MNTVIRNVTAADLDRCYAIETVAYEGDEAATREKIATRIATWPEGFIVAEVDGVVAGFVNSGAAFDVQMSDEAFKELIGHDPKGPNVVIMSVVVHPDYQGQGLAKRLMGEFIERMRGMDKATIHLMCKEIHIPLYAGFGFAYIKPSESDHGGMAWHEMILTL; the protein is encoded by the coding sequence ATGAACACCGTCATCCGCAACGTCACCGCCGCCGATCTGGACCGCTGCTACGCCATCGAAACCGTCGCCTATGAAGGTGACGAAGCGGCCACTCGCGAGAAGATCGCTACGCGCATTGCTACTTGGCCGGAAGGTTTTATCGTCGCGGAGGTGGATGGCGTGGTCGCTGGTTTCGTCAATTCCGGTGCGGCGTTCGACGTGCAGATGTCGGACGAGGCGTTCAAGGAACTGATCGGCCATGACCCGAAAGGGCCGAACGTGGTGATCATGTCGGTGGTGGTGCACCCGGATTATCAGGGGCAGGGCTTGGCCAAGCGTTTGATGGGCGAGTTCATCGAGCGTATGCGCGGGATGGATAAAGCGACGATTCATTTGATGTGCAAAGAAATACACATCCCGCTGTATGCCGGGTTTGGCTTTGCCTATATCAAGCCGTCGGAGTCCGATCACGGCGGCATGGCGTGGCACGAGATGATCCTGACCCTATAA
- a CDS encoding LysE family transporter, which yields MEFTSGFLLSLSLCLDIGVANIAMITLAMQRGYFQGFALGLGTCVGDLIYAVLALAGMTVLLQYESVRWVLWIGGSALLIYFAAKMIYSAIHHEAQLAATAEVGQNSHRKEFFRGIFLAMSSPSAILWFAAVGGTLIARSGGGGPLSSALFLGGFLCAGLLWSAGLCFAASHGGKLLGDKLLRYSYLASAAIFCYFAVYVIVSGYNEFVGSGAVEQLHTL from the coding sequence ATGGAATTCACCAGCGGCTTCTTGCTGAGCCTTTCGCTGTGCCTGGATATCGGCGTGGCCAACATCGCAATGATCACGCTGGCGATGCAGCGCGGTTACTTTCAGGGCTTTGCGCTGGGCCTCGGCACTTGCGTCGGCGACCTGATCTACGCGGTGCTGGCGCTGGCCGGGATGACGGTTTTGCTGCAGTACGAAAGCGTGCGCTGGGTGCTGTGGATCGGTGGTTCGGCGCTGCTGATCTACTTTGCGGCGAAGATGATCTACTCGGCGATTCATCACGAAGCGCAACTGGCCGCGACCGCCGAGGTAGGGCAGAACTCCCATCGCAAGGAGTTCTTCCGGGGGATTTTTCTCGCGATGTCATCGCCAAGCGCGATTCTCTGGTTTGCAGCGGTCGGCGGCACCTTGATCGCGCGTTCCGGTGGCGGCGGCCCTTTGAGTTCGGCGCTGTTCCTTGGCGGTTTCCTCTGCGCCGGGCTGCTTTGGTCGGCAGGTTTATGCTTCGCCGCGAGCCACGGTGGCAAGCTGCTGGGCGACAAGCTATTGCGCTATTCCTACTTGGCATCTGCAGCGATCTTCTGCTATTTCGCAGTTTACGTGATCGTATCCGGCTATAACGAGTTTGTCGGTTCGGGCGCCGTCGAGCAGTTGCACACGCTGTAA
- a CDS encoding pyridoxamine 5'-phosphate oxidase family protein, whose protein sequence is MIDSIEALEAIYGLPHERAVRKQIGFLNEDYQAMVRVSPLVIVSSVGADGLDNSPRGDKAGFVRIIDERTLALPDRPGNNRIDTLRNVLQDSRVSLLFIIPGIGETLRVNGTATISADPQLLESFAVNGKPAKTVLLVTVEAAFFHCSKAFVRSDAWNPETHLPRSALPSAGAFHKRLNDGQFDADTYDREAPKRVTDTLY, encoded by the coding sequence ATGATCGATTCAATCGAAGCGCTGGAAGCGATTTACGGACTGCCCCACGAGCGGGCGGTGCGCAAGCAGATCGGTTTTCTCAACGAGGATTATCAGGCGATGGTGCGGGTTTCGCCGCTGGTGATTGTCAGCTCGGTGGGCGCCGATGGCCTCGACAATTCACCGCGCGGCGACAAGGCCGGGTTTGTGCGGATTATTGATGAGCGCACCTTGGCCCTGCCGGATCGCCCGGGCAACAACCGCATCGATACCTTGCGCAATGTGCTGCAGGATTCGCGGGTGTCGCTGCTGTTCATCATTCCGGGAATTGGCGAGACGTTGCGGGTCAATGGCACGGCGACGATCAGCGCAGATCCGCAACTGCTGGAAAGCTTTGCGGTGAATGGCAAACCGGCGAAAACGGTGTTGCTGGTGACGGTGGAGGCGGCGTTTTTTCATTGCTCAAAAGCCTTCGTCCGCTCGGATGCATGGAATCCTGAAACGCATCTGCCACGCTCGGCCCTGCCCTCTGCCGGCGCCTTCCACAAGCGCCTGAACGATGGCCAGTTCGATGCCGACACCTATGACCGTGAAGCCCCAAAACGGGTCACCGACACTCTCTACTGA
- a CDS encoding LysR family transcriptional regulator, translating into MNFNSDSIELFLAVIERGSFSAAARALGRVPSAVSMGIGNLEAELGYLLFDRSHREPQPTAMALSLVPHARLIAEQLKQLQVHAVELSLGLESKLSIGVVADIDRGRLLAAIKVIAERHPLLDIEVLTAPQDDVLAMLHSGRVSVCLAFAGLSMNVLERFQFVGSERMIATLAADSPLLQGQDVFLEDLVHVRQIIVASRDLPISETRPLVAESYWRTDSLETAMEMVEAGLGWGNFPLSVVQARLDNGRLKRLNFRNIENGLVMPVHAVWLKSQPLQKGALALVDLLSH; encoded by the coding sequence GTGAATTTCAACAGCGACAGCATCGAGCTGTTTCTTGCCGTGATCGAGCGTGGCTCGTTTTCGGCGGCGGCGCGTGCATTAGGTCGGGTGCCCTCCGCCGTCAGTATGGGTATTGGCAACCTCGAGGCCGAACTCGGTTATCTGCTGTTCGACCGCAGCCATCGCGAACCGCAGCCCACGGCGATGGCGCTGTCACTGGTGCCGCACGCGCGGCTGATTGCCGAGCAGCTTAAACAGTTGCAAGTGCATGCCGTGGAGCTGTCGCTTGGGCTGGAGAGCAAATTGTCGATTGGCGTGGTTGCGGACATCGACCGAGGTCGTTTGCTGGCGGCGATCAAAGTGATCGCCGAGCGCCATCCATTGCTCGATATCGAAGTGCTGACTGCGCCGCAGGATGACGTGCTGGCAATGCTGCACAGCGGCCGCGTCAGCGTGTGTCTGGCGTTCGCCGGGTTGAGCATGAATGTGCTGGAGCGCTTTCAGTTTGTCGGCAGCGAACGGATGATCGCGACGCTGGCGGCGGACAGTCCGCTGTTGCAGGGGCAGGATGTGTTTCTCGAAGACCTGGTGCATGTGCGGCAGATCATCGTTGCCAGTCGCGACTTGCCGATCAGTGAAACGCGGCCGTTGGTGGCGGAGTCGTATTGGCGCACCGACAGTCTTGAGACGGCGATGGAGATGGTTGAGGCGGGATTGGGTTGGGGTAATTTTCCGTTGTCGGTGGTGCAGGCACGGTTGGACAACGGACGGCTGAAACGGCTGAATTTCCGCAACATCGAAAACGGTCTGGTGATGCCGGTGCATGCGGTGTGGCTCAAAAGCCAGCCACTACAGAAAGGCGCACTGGCCCTCGTCGACCTGCTCAGCCACTGA
- a CDS encoding GntP family permease produces MFGMSHETFLLLDAVVTVIGLIILITKFKIHPFISLTIAAAFLGLTSGMPIGTIIKAFQDGFGGVLGFVGIILALGTMLGKMMAESGGADQIAQTLIRAFGKDKVQWAMMFAAFLVGIPLFFEIGFVLLIPLVFIVARRTGVSIIKIGIPLLAGLSAVHGLVPPHPGPLLAIGVFGADIGKTILYGLIVALPTAIIAGPIFGTFIAKHIPGHPNQELVDQLARENDDSTTLPSFSITLITVLLPVFLMLLKTFADVALPDGHFFRTWMDMIGHPISALLLALLLSLYTFGHKQGIGSQQMLKWLDASLAPTAAIILIIGAGGGFKQMLVTSGVGDVIGHMAVSAQISPILLAWLVAAVIRIATGSATVATITGAGIVVPVVGMIPGVNRELLVLATGAGSLILSHVNDAGFWLVKQYFNMTVAETFKTWTAMETILSVVALGFILLLSLFV; encoded by the coding sequence ATGTTTGGCATGTCCCATGAGACGTTCCTGCTGCTCGATGCAGTGGTCACGGTAATCGGCCTGATTATCCTGATCACCAAATTCAAGATTCACCCGTTCATTTCCCTGACCATCGCCGCCGCGTTCCTCGGCCTGACGTCGGGCATGCCGATCGGCACCATCATCAAAGCGTTCCAGGACGGCTTCGGTGGCGTGCTCGGTTTCGTCGGCATCATCCTCGCGCTGGGCACCATGCTCGGCAAAATGATGGCCGAGTCGGGCGGGGCGGATCAGATCGCCCAGACCCTGATCCGTGCGTTCGGTAAAGACAAAGTCCAGTGGGCAATGATGTTCGCCGCGTTCCTGGTGGGCATTCCGCTGTTCTTCGAAATCGGCTTCGTATTGCTGATTCCGCTGGTGTTCATCGTTGCGCGTCGCACCGGTGTGTCGATCATCAAGATCGGTATCCCGCTGCTCGCCGGCCTGTCCGCTGTGCACGGTCTGGTGCCACCGCACCCGGGTCCGCTGCTGGCCATCGGTGTGTTCGGCGCTGACATCGGCAAGACCATTCTTTATGGTCTGATCGTTGCGCTGCCGACCGCCATCATTGCCGGCCCGATCTTCGGTACGTTCATCGCCAAGCACATTCCGGGTCACCCGAATCAGGAACTGGTCGATCAACTAGCCCGCGAAAATGACGACTCGACCACGCTGCCGAGCTTCAGCATCACCCTGATCACCGTGCTGCTGCCAGTGTTCCTGATGCTGCTGAAAACCTTCGCTGACGTCGCGCTGCCGGACGGTCACTTCTTCCGCACCTGGATGGACATGATCGGTCACCCGATCTCGGCGCTGCTGCTGGCATTGCTGCTGTCGCTGTACACCTTCGGCCACAAGCAGGGCATCGGTTCCCAGCAGATGCTCAAGTGGCTCGACGCGAGCCTGGCGCCAACCGCCGCGATCATTCTGATCATCGGTGCTGGTGGTGGCTTCAAGCAGATGCTGGTGACCAGCGGTGTGGGCGATGTGATCGGCCACATGGCGGTCAGCGCACAGATCTCGCCGATCCTGCTGGCGTGGCTGGTGGCAGCGGTGATCCGTATCGCGACCGGTTCGGCGACTGTGGCGACCATCACTGGCGCGGGCATTGTGGTGCCGGTGGTGGGGATGATTCCGGGCGTTAACCGTGAGCTGCTGGTACTGGCTACCGGTGCCGGTTCGTTGATTCTGTCGCACGTGAATGACGCCGGTTTCTGGCTGGTGAAGCAGTACTTCAACATGACCGTGGCCGAGACGTTCAAGACCTGGACGGCGATGGAAACCATCCTCTCGGTGGTTGCGTTGGGCTTTATCCTGCTGTTGTCGCTGTTCGTGTAA
- a CDS encoding MFS transporter: MTAHASAPAAAQRDGIDPIRAAQVSARIDRLPAVATIWRLVALLSIGGFFELYDLFQTAYISPGLIRDGIFATGNQGVFGFSDQAAFASATFLGLFLGASLLSPLADRFGRRAIFTFALVWYTVATVLMGIQSSAPGIICMRFLVGIGLGIELVTIDAYLSELVPKRMRSSAFAFAFFVQFLSVPAVALMSWWLVPQAPFGVSGWRWVVLASAVFALFIWWLRKRLPESPRWLAQQGRFEEANRILDGIEARCEKDHGKPLDVPETVPVDVEGKGRFADIWQPPYRRRALMLIVFHIFQAIGFFGFGNWLPALLSGQGVSVTHSLMYAFIITLAYPLGPLLFVKFANRFENKWQIVGSALGAMTFGTLFALQTSAFGLIFCGVMITFCNAWLSFSYHSYQSELFPTNIRARAVGFCYSFSRLSTVFSSLLIGMFLDNFGTPGVLAFIVSSMLIVMLTIGWFGPRTRNLALENIAHR; encoded by the coding sequence ATGACTGCTCACGCCTCTGCCCCCGCCGCCGCGCAACGCGACGGCATCGACCCGATCCGCGCCGCTCAGGTGTCCGCCCGCATCGATCGCCTTCCGGCGGTCGCGACGATTTGGCGCTTGGTGGCGCTGCTGTCGATCGGTGGTTTTTTCGAACTCTACGACCTGTTCCAGACCGCCTACATCAGCCCCGGGCTGATTCGCGATGGCATCTTTGCCACCGGTAATCAGGGTGTGTTCGGTTTCTCCGATCAAGCGGCGTTTGCCTCGGCAACATTCCTCGGCCTGTTCCTCGGCGCCAGCCTGCTGAGCCCGTTGGCGGACCGCTTCGGTCGTCGCGCGATCTTCACCTTCGCCCTGGTCTGGTACACGGTGGCGACGGTGTTAATGGGGATTCAGAGTTCGGCACCGGGCATCATCTGCATGCGCTTTCTGGTCGGCATCGGCCTGGGCATCGAGCTAGTGACCATCGACGCCTACCTCTCGGAGCTGGTACCCAAACGCATGCGCAGTTCGGCGTTTGCCTTCGCGTTTTTCGTGCAGTTCCTCTCGGTGCCGGCGGTGGCACTGATGTCGTGGTGGCTAGTGCCGCAAGCGCCGTTCGGGGTATCTGGCTGGCGTTGGGTGGTGTTGGCCAGCGCGGTGTTTGCGCTGTTTATCTGGTGGCTGCGCAAACGTCTGCCGGAATCGCCGCGCTGGCTCGCGCAGCAAGGCCGCTTTGAGGAAGCCAACCGGATTCTCGATGGCATTGAAGCACGATGCGAGAAGGATCACGGCAAGCCACTGGACGTGCCCGAAACGGTACCGGTCGACGTCGAAGGCAAGGGCCGTTTCGCCGATATCTGGCAACCGCCCTATCGCCGTCGCGCGTTGATGTTGATCGTCTTCCACATCTTCCAGGCAATCGGTTTCTTCGGCTTCGGCAACTGGCTGCCGGCGCTGCTGTCCGGTCAGGGTGTCAGCGTTACCCACAGCTTGATGTATGCGTTCATCATCACCCTCGCCTACCCGCTCGGGCCGTTGCTGTTCGTGAAGTTCGCCAACCGCTTCGAGAACAAGTGGCAGATCGTCGGCTCAGCCCTCGGCGCAATGACCTTCGGCACCTTGTTCGCGCTACAGACCAGTGCGTTCGGGCTGATCTTCTGCGGGGTGATGATCACGTTCTGCAATGCCTGGTTGAGCTTCAGCTATCACTCGTACCAGAGCGAACTGTTTCCGACCAACATTCGCGCCCGCGCCGTCGGCTTCTGTTATTCCTTCAGTCGTTTGTCGACGGTGTTCAGCAGTTTGCTGATCGGGATGTTCCTGGATAATTTCGGCACGCCGGGAGTGTTGGCATTCATCGTCAGCAGCATGCTGATCGTGATGCTGACCATCGGCTGGTTCGGCCCGCGCACACGCAATCTGGCACTGGAGAATATTGCGCATCGCTGA
- a CDS encoding LacI family DNA-binding transcriptional regulator, whose protein sequence is MTTPKNDKNTRTTGRPTLNEVARLAGVSPITASRALRGVSTVATELVEKVQKAASELNYVVNPAARALASAQSHSVVVLVPSLSNLLFIDTLEAIHRVLTPKGFEVLIGNFHYSRDEEENLLRNYMAYQPRGFLLTGFDRTESSRRMIEASNIPCVYMMELDSAAGVNCVGFSQLSAGETAAEHLLSRGRKRLAYIGAQLDQRTLLRGEGFRKALQKAGRYDPDLEVLTPRSSSVGLGGELFLQLLAAHPDVDAIFFGNDDLAQGALLEALRSGIKIPEQVAILGFNDLPMSEHMVPRLSSINTPREAIGRRAAEQMLTLMAGNSVARPVEDMGFELKIREST, encoded by the coding sequence ATGACCACCCCTAAAAACGATAAAAATACCCGCACCACCGGCCGTCCCACCCTGAATGAAGTTGCCCGCCTGGCCGGTGTCAGCCCGATTACCGCCTCCCGCGCCTTGCGTGGGGTCAGCACGGTCGCCACCGAACTGGTGGAAAAAGTGCAGAAAGCAGCCAGTGAACTCAACTACGTAGTGAACCCTGCTGCCCGCGCGTTGGCCTCGGCGCAGAGCCATTCGGTTGTGGTTCTGGTGCCTTCGTTATCCAACTTGCTGTTCATCGATACGCTGGAAGCCATTCATCGGGTGCTCACGCCCAAAGGCTTTGAAGTGCTGATCGGCAACTTCCACTACTCGCGCGATGAAGAAGAAAACCTGCTGCGCAACTACATGGCTTATCAGCCGCGCGGTTTCTTGTTGACCGGGTTTGATCGCACGGAAAGTTCGCGGCGGATGATCGAGGCGAGCAATATCCCGTGCGTGTACATGATGGAACTGGACAGCGCCGCCGGGGTAAATTGCGTCGGCTTCTCGCAGCTCAGTGCCGGTGAAACGGCGGCCGAGCATTTGCTCTCTCGTGGGCGCAAGCGTCTGGCTTACATTGGCGCGCAGCTTGATCAGCGCACGTTGTTGCGCGGTGAAGGTTTCCGCAAAGCACTGCAGAAGGCCGGCCGTTATGACCCGGATCTGGAAGTGCTGACGCCTCGCTCTTCATCGGTGGGCTTGGGCGGCGAGTTGTTTTTGCAGTTGCTGGCGGCGCATCCGGATGTTGATGCGATCTTCTTTGGTAACGACGACCTGGCGCAGGGAGCGTTGCTGGAAGCATTGCGCAGCGGCATCAAGATTCCCGAACAAGTGGCGATTCTCGGTTTCAACGACTTGCCGATGTCCGAGCACATGGTGCCGCGCCTGAGCAGCATCAACACCCCGCGAGAAGCGATTGGTCGGCGAGCGGCAGAGCAGATGCTGACGTTGATGGCCGGTAACAGCGTGGCGCGCCCGGTTGAAGACATGGGCTTCGAACTGAAGATTCGCGAAAGTACCTGA
- a CDS encoding GyrI-like domain-containing protein: MDEQTRVEVAEPRFEHGHFLLIAGFRGRFTQTTAKDIPALWEKFLPHLGKIQGQKNEVTYGVCSNFDGKGGFDYIAGVEISKLDDLDQKVYQWVEVLPRQYAVFEHKGPLDQLPQTLQYIYKTWLPTSHYVELNAPELERYSADFNPKLNTGKLEICVPVDTKA, encoded by the coding sequence ATGGATGAGCAAACACGCGTCGAAGTGGCTGAACCTCGCTTCGAACATGGACACTTTCTGCTGATTGCAGGCTTTCGCGGTCGATTTACCCAAACCACAGCAAAAGACATCCCGGCACTGTGGGAAAAGTTCTTGCCGCACCTGGGAAAGATTCAGGGGCAAAAGAACGAAGTGACTTACGGCGTCTGCAGCAATTTCGACGGCAAGGGCGGCTTCGATTACATCGCCGGAGTGGAAATCAGCAAGCTCGATGACCTCGACCAGAAAGTCTACCAGTGGGTCGAAGTGCTGCCCCGGCAGTACGCGGTGTTTGAACACAAAGGGCCACTCGATCAGCTGCCGCAAACCCTGCAATACATCTACAAGACCTGGTTGCCGACCTCTCATTACGTGGAGCTCAACGCCCCGGAGCTGGAGCGCTACAGCGCGGATTTCAATCCGAAGTTGAACACCGGTAAGCTGGAAATCTGCGTGCCGGTCGATACCAAGGCCTGA
- the alaC gene encoding alanine transaminase: MAEQGSPRRFARIDRLPPYVFNITAELKMAARRRGEDIIDLSMGNPDGATPPHIVEKLVQVAQREDTHGYSTSKGIPRLRRAISNWYKQRYEVDIDPESEAIVTIGSKEGLAHLMLATLDQGDTVLVPNPSYPIHIYGAVIAGAQVRSVPLVPGVDFFDELERAIRGSIPKPKMMILGFPSNPTAQCVELDFFERVIALAKQYDVLVIHDLAYADIVYDGWKAPSIMQVPGAKDIAVEFFTLSKSYNMAGWRIGFMVGNPELVNALARIKSYHDYGTFTPLQVAAIAALEGDQQCVRDIAEQYRQRRNVLVKGLHELGWMVENPKASMYVWAKIPEQYAHLGSLEFAKKLLAEAKVCVSPGVGFGEYGDDHVRFALIENQDRIRQAVRGIRGMFRADGLVAKTGG; the protein is encoded by the coding sequence ATGGCTGAACAAGGTTCGCCGCGCCGCTTTGCGCGCATAGATCGACTCCCCCCTTACGTTTTCAACATCACCGCCGAGCTGAAGATGGCCGCGCGTCGTCGTGGTGAAGACATCATCGACTTGAGCATGGGCAACCCCGACGGGGCTACGCCGCCGCACATTGTCGAAAAACTCGTACAAGTTGCCCAACGCGAAGACACCCACGGCTACTCCACATCCAAGGGCATTCCGCGCCTGCGCCGGGCGATTTCCAACTGGTACAAGCAGCGCTACGAGGTCGATATCGACCCGGAAAGCGAAGCCATTGTCACCATCGGTTCCAAGGAGGGCCTGGCGCACTTGATGCTGGCGACCCTCGATCAGGGCGACACCGTGCTGGTGCCAAACCCGAGCTACCCGATTCACATCTACGGTGCGGTGATTGCCGGCGCCCAGGTGCGTTCGGTGCCGCTGGTGCCGGGCGTGGACTTCTTCGACGAACTGGAACGGGCCATTCGCGGTTCGATTCCGAAGCCGAAAATGATGATCCTCGGTTTCCCGTCGAACCCGACTGCACAGTGTGTGGAACTGGATTTCTTCGAACGGGTGATCGCCCTCGCCAAGCAGTACGACGTGCTGGTGATTCACGATCTGGCATACGCCGACATCGTCTACGACGGCTGGAAAGCGCCATCGATCATGCAGGTGCCGGGCGCCAAGGACATCGCGGTGGAGTTTTTCACCCTGTCGAAGAGCTACAACATGGCCGGCTGGCGCATCGGTTTCATGGTCGGTAATCCGGAACTGGTCAACGCCCTCGCACGGATCAAGAGCTACCACGACTACGGCACCTTCACCCCGCTGCAAGTGGCGGCGATTGCCGCCCTGGAAGGTGATCAGCAGTGTGTGCGCGACATCGCCGAGCAGTATCGTCAGCGTCGTAATGTGCTGGTCAAAGGTCTGCATGAACTGGGCTGGATGGTCGAAAATCCGAAGGCGTCGATGTATGTCTGGGCGAAGATTCCCGAGCAGTACGCGCATTTGGGTTCGCTGGAATTCGCCAAGAAGCTGCTCGCCGAGGCCAAGGTGTGCGTCTCGCCGGGAGTGGGGTTTGGTGAGTACGGCGACGATCACGTGCGCTTCGCGCTGATCGAAAACCAGGACCGGATTCGTCAGGCGGTGCGCGGGATTCGCGGGATGTTCCGGGCCGATGGATTAGTCGCAAAAACTGGCGGCTAA
- a CDS encoding gluconokinase, whose product MSHPITALVIMGVAGCGKTCVSEALCQLSGATAIEGDTFHPAANIDKMSAGIPLNDDDRAGWLDSLCDELRRVDASGKRPVLTCSALKHSYREVLRSALPGLGFVFLELTPEVAAERVSHRPGHFMPATLIESQFATLESPKGEPLTLALNASIHSVEELASQAHVWWQAHGLKQAV is encoded by the coding sequence ATGAGTCATCCCATCACCGCCCTGGTCATCATGGGCGTTGCCGGTTGCGGCAAGACGTGCGTCAGCGAGGCCCTGTGCCAATTGAGCGGCGCCACTGCCATTGAAGGCGATACTTTCCATCCGGCCGCGAACATCGACAAGATGAGCGCGGGGATCCCCCTGAACGACGACGACCGCGCCGGCTGGCTCGACAGCCTGTGCGATGAACTGCGTCGCGTCGATGCGTCGGGCAAACGCCCGGTGCTGACCTGCTCGGCCCTTAAACACAGTTATCGCGAAGTGTTGCGCAGTGCCTTGCCGGGCCTGGGCTTCGTGTTTCTTGAATTGACCCCTGAAGTTGCCGCTGAGCGTGTGTCCCATCGTCCGGGCCACTTCATGCCGGCCACGTTGATCGAAAGCCAGTTCGCCACCCTCGAATCGCCGAAGGGCGAGCCGTTGACCCTGGCCCTGAACGCTTCGATCCACAGCGTTGAAGAACTGGCGTCCCAGGCTCATGTCTGGTGGCAGGCCCACGGTCTGAAGCAGGCGGTATGA
- a CDS encoding nuclear transport factor 2 family protein, translating into MCAQAEIQTLINTYREAVMTKDVEKVMALYADDIVSFDAIKALQFKGKPAYRAHWVACMEMCPGPHVFEFQEIVIESADNIAFAHWVANCGGTNDKGETQSCWMRVTACYRQVGGAWKIVHEHWSAPFDPMSGATLFDVTP; encoded by the coding sequence ATGTGCGCACAAGCTGAAATCCAGACCCTGATCAACACCTACCGCGAAGCCGTCATGACCAAGGACGTGGAGAAAGTCATGGCGTTGTACGCCGACGACATCGTCTCCTTCGACGCGATCAAGGCTCTGCAATTCAAAGGCAAACCGGCGTACCGCGCGCACTGGGTCGCGTGTATGGAAATGTGCCCCGGCCCGCACGTCTTCGAATTCCAGGAAATCGTCATCGAAAGCGCCGATAACATCGCCTTCGCCCACTGGGTCGCCAACTGCGGCGGCACCAACGACAAAGGCGAAACCCAAAGCTGCTGGATGCGCGTCACCGCCTGCTATCGGCAGGTCGGCGGGGCCTGGAAAATCGTCCACGAACACTGGTCGGCGCCGTTCGATCCGATGAGCGGCGCGACCCTGTTCGATGTGACTCCCTGA
- a CDS encoding PACE efflux transporter, producing the protein MQGVKRKLVYVSLYEVIGMTFSALGLALLSGTSPGSTGPLAVIITTIAVTWNFIYTSLFEHWESRQQSRTRTVKRRIAHAVGFQLTLIVFLIPLIAWWMNISLVQAFLLDLALIIFIPCYTFAFNWLFDRIFGLPASALPNSEAAA; encoded by the coding sequence ATGCAAGGCGTTAAACGCAAACTGGTCTATGTGTCGCTCTACGAAGTGATCGGCATGACCTTCTCCGCCCTCGGTCTGGCGTTGTTGTCCGGCACGTCGCCGGGCAGCACCGGGCCGCTGGCGGTGATCATCACCACCATCGCCGTCACCTGGAACTTCATTTACACCTCGCTGTTCGAGCACTGGGAAAGTCGCCAGCAATCGCGCACCCGCACAGTCAAACGACGCATTGCGCACGCCGTCGGTTTTCAACTGACGTTGATCGTGTTCCTGATTCCGTTGATTGCCTGGTGGATGAACATCAGCCTGGTGCAGGCGTTTCTGCTGGATCTGGCGTTGATCATTTTCATTCCGTGCTACACGTTTGCCTTCAACTGGCTATTCGACAGGATCTTCGGGCTGCCAGCCTCGGCGCTACCGAATTCGGAGGCTGCGGCATAA